CGTCAGCCTGGAGACCCACCGGCCGCTATCCGCTTTCGACATCGTCGGGTTCTCCCTTCAATACGAGCTCACCTTCACGAACGTCCTCACGATGCTGGAGCTCGGGGGGATCCCCTTGCGCAACGCCGACCGAACGCTCGAGCATCCGCTCGTCATTGCCGGAGGACCGGTCGCGACCCAGCCCGAGCCCATGTCGCGTTTCATCGACTTGTTCCTCATCGGGGATGCCGAACGAAGGCTTCCCCGTCTCATGCGGCACTACGCCGAGCTGCGGCGCGGCAAGCTCGAGCGGGAGGACATCCTGGCGGAGCTGTCGCGAGAGGGCGGCGTTTATTGCCCCGATCTCTACGAGCGCGAAGAATGTCCCCGATCGAGCCTGTTGTGCGTATCCGGACCGAAACGAGAAGACTTGCCGAAACGAGTCGAGCGGGCCTTTGTCGAGGACATCAACCGCTATCCCTACCCCGACGACTCGCCGGTGCCGGTGGCGGAGGCGATTTTCGATCGGATGTCCGTCGAGATTGCCCGCGGATGCACCGAGGGCTGCCGTTTCTGTCAGGCGGGAATGATTTATCGACCGGTACGCGAACGCGATCCCGAGCAGGTGGTGGATACTCTCGTTTCCGCACTCGAGAAAGGCGGATACGACGAGGCGGCCCTGACTTCGCTCTCGACCGCGGATTATTCTTGTATCTCTCCGCTGGTGAAGCAGGTGATGAAGCGACTCCGACCCAGGAAAGTCGCGCTTGGGATCTCCAGCCTCCGCGCCTATGGGCTCGACGAGGCTCTGCTCGACGACATCTCCTCGGTGAAAGCGACCGGACTCACGTTCGCCCCCGAAGCCGGGACCCAGCGCATGCGCGACGTCGTCAACAAGAACATCACCGAAGAGGACATCTTTACCACCTGCCACCGGGTGTTCTCTCGCGGCTGGAGCAAGGTCAAGCTCTACTTCATGATTGGCCTGCCCACCGAGCTCGACGAAGACGTTCTGGGCATCGCGGAGATGGGGAGCCAAGCGCGCGACATCGGGCGCCGGTACAACCGACGGAAGATTCAGGTGACGGTGTCGGTCTCGAGCCACGTCCCCAAGCCGCACACTCCCTTTCAATGGTGCGCGCAGGATTCCATGCGCGAGATCGAGCGCAAGCAGGCGATGCTGCGTCGCGAGTCCAAGGCACGGGGGCTCAAACTCCGCCTGCACGATCACCGGGTCAGCCATCTCGAGGGCATCATTGCGAGAGGCGACGCTCGTGTCGCTGGCCTCATCGAGAGGGCGTGGCGGCTCGGCGCGCGTTTCGACGGGTGGGACGAGCACCTCGCCTGGGACGTGTGGTCACGCGCCTTGTCGGAGTGGGAGGCTGAGGAGCGGCTGTCGCGCGAGCGCTACCTCGGAACCCTTCCCGTAGATGGAAGGCTTCCCTGGGACCACGTCGACGTGGGGCTGGCCGATGGCTTCCTGGAGAAGGAGTACCGTCGCTCGCTCAAAGGT
The genomic region above belongs to Vicinamibacteria bacterium and contains:
- a CDS encoding TIGR03960 family B12-binding radical SAM protein — translated: MNVREHPYASFIHEVSKPARYMGGERFSVVKDWSSLDATLALAFPDVYDIGMSHQGTKILYSVINKEPDLCLERAFCPWFDLEEQLRRRGLPLVSLETHRPLSAFDIVGFSLQYELTFTNVLTMLELGGIPLRNADRTLEHPLVIAGGPVATQPEPMSRFIDLFLIGDAERRLPRLMRHYAELRRGKLEREDILAELSREGGVYCPDLYEREECPRSSLLCVSGPKREDLPKRVERAFVEDINRYPYPDDSPVPVAEAIFDRMSVEIARGCTEGCRFCQAGMIYRPVRERDPEQVVDTLVSALEKGGYDEAALTSLSTADYSCISPLVKQVMKRLRPRKVALGISSLRAYGLDEALLDDISSVKATGLTFAPEAGTQRMRDVVNKNITEEDIFTTCHRVFSRGWSKVKLYFMIGLPTELDEDVLGIAEMGSQARDIGRRYNRRKIQVTVSVSSHVPKPHTPFQWCAQDSMREIERKQAMLRRESKARGLKLRLHDHRVSHLEGIIARGDARVAGLIERAWRLGARFDGWDEHLAWDVWSRALSEWEAEERLSRERYLGTLPVDGRLPWDHVDVGLADGFLEKEYRRSLKGRFSPPCGKPYEAKVHHTNLEDALRDERKLVCYHCGVACDLGAMRKERLVFLDKMGARTKPAPSSRETSTERAHAHERVARGLAPHDFAQGAPVRYRMRYRKTNPMSLRGHLDMIRVLGRVLRRASLSLYHTEGFSPRPLMTFGPALALGMQSEAEYVDFALVDARDAELVAAEIRSASEPGLELLGLRRLAPDEPALTKRIQALDYVVVLPDSSDYEARLARFDSSESVPVSVRRKGKERTVDAKTVVLEARLTPAGGNAALLDVEEEAMVLALRVSETSGQASLRPIELVKAILDVELPPQCFSRTGCWTREPSGSWLDPLDAIGDQDVGSGLPVLSTDIAT